Genomic window (Candidatus Ozemobacteraceae bacterium):
GTTCTCGACGAGCCGACCTACGGCCTGGATCTCGCGCAGACCCAAGGCTTTTTCGAGCTTCTGGCGTCGTTTCGGAAGGAACGGAGTCTCTCCCTGATCATCGTTTCGCACAACCTGCACGAACTCGTGATGCATTGCGAGTATCTTCTGCTTCTCCACCAGGGCCGGCTTGCCTATTCCGGGCCGGCGAAGGCCCTGTCGGATGACCTCCTTTCTCGGATCTATGGAATGGAGATTCGCCTGCAGGGCGGAACGCCGGAGGTGATCCATGGTTGATCAGCCGGGATTCTTCGAGCTCATCGGTTTCTTTCACGACGCTCTCGTCGTTTCCCTCCTGACCGGAGCCATTCTCGGTCCCGTCGGACTGTTCCTGCACCTGCGCGGGAGCCTGTTTCTCGGTGCGGCGCTGCCGCAGTTCGCCGGTTTCGGTTTCGTCGTCGCATCGGTGCTTGCGATTCCGGAATGGATCGCATCTTCGGTAACGATTGTCTTTTTTGCAGTGGCCGCGGCGTTCAAGCCCCTGCGGAAATTCGACGGGATGACGCTGGAGGCGATGATCGGTCTCGGATATACGGCGGCGATGGGGGGAATCGTCCTGCTGCTCTCGCTGACGAAGGCGGAGGGCCATGCCGCAGAGTTGCTTCTCAAGGGAAGCATGCTTGCCGCCACCTGCCGGGATACGCAGATACTGTCGTGGTTCGGCGTGCCGCTGGTCCTGCTGTTGTATCTTTTCCGACGCCGGTTTTACCTGGTTTCGCTCGATCCCGAGACGGCCGGCACCATGGGCATACGAGTTGAAATATATGAAATAGTATTATTCGCAGCTCTCGGAATGGCGATCATGCTGACGCTGACGGAAGCCGGCGCCATGGCTTGCTTCGGCTTTCTCCTGCTTCCGCCCCTGATCGCACTGACCCTCTGCCGGCGGGTGGGAACGCTGTTCCTGGCTTCGATGACGATCGGGGCGGTCGGCGCGATCAGCGGCGTCTGCCTCGCCCTGAAAACGGATCTTCCCGTCGGCCCGGCGATGGTTCTGGCCCTGCTTTGTCTCTGGCTGGCCGCTCTCGTCTTCCGGGGTGTGCGAAAACCTTCCTGAAGGCTTTTCCTGTGTTACCATGAAGATACTTCAACGAGGGGAAGGCAGATGAATCCGTTGCGGCGAACGACATTGCTGGTGCTGGTTCTTCTGGTCGCGTTCGCGAGCGGGGCCATCCCGCTTGCGGCTGCGCAGGCGGACCGGGCGGGCGCGGGCGGCGTTCTGCAGAAGCTGCCCGAAAAAGCCGACGCGCTGCTCGTGAAGGCGGCCGTCGTGATCCAGAACCGCGCAAAGGTCTTCGCCGAACACCTCAACGCGGGAACCCACGTGCGGCTCAACATCAGCCACGGGTTTTACGACCGCAACCTGCGGCGACTGTTCATCATGTTCGACGGGGCTGCCACCTTCACCGGGAAGCTGCCGTTCCCCGACGACCTCTCGGACCGGTACTTCACCAGCGATTCCGATATCGCATGGGACCTCACCCTGTTCTCGATGAAGCGCAGCGGCGGGAAGATCGGCTTCCGTTTCCAGGGCGACGTCGTGGTGTTTCTCGACCGGCTCGTCTACGACCTCGCCAAGGAGTTCATCGACATTGCCGGGGGCGTTGCGTTCATGAAGGCCGCCGAAACGCTGTGCGGCTTCGCGACCGAGTTCAATGCGCGGCTCGTCGCCCAGGCCGTGACGAAAACGTTCGCCTCGTTCTCCAAGGAGTCGTTGTCGACGATGGGGGCGGAGTTCGTCGCCAACGCCGTTCAGCACGACTCCCACCGGATCAGAGACCTCGTCCGGGAGGCGGTCACGAACGGGAGCTTCGCCGACTTCTGCTGCGTCGCCATCATCCGGGCCGGTATCGACCAGACCGGCGGTCTCGCCGGCGCGACGCTCGGCGCCATGGCCGGCTCGGCCGTCGCTCCCGGGGCCGGCAGCGTGATCGGCGCCTTCATCGGGCGTCGCATCACGGTTTCTATAGCGCATACGATATCCTACAAGCTCACGGTCGAAGGCCCCATGGAAGTGTGCCTGCGGCAGATCCGGAAGGAGTGGCGGCGGCTGAAGGAACGGTCCGACGACCAGATTGCCGCCGGCCGGATCGCCAGCCGCGAGAAGTTCATCCTTGGCCGGGTGAAGCGCGAGTTCGACGAGAACCGCTACGAAACCCTCGACAAACTGATCGCCCGCGTGTCGACATTCGATACGGCCGACCTGCCCGCCTTCGTTTCCCTGCTGAGCCAAATCCGCGAAATGCTCGCCTTCAAGCTCCTTCAGAAGGGCGACTGGTATGCCTCCAAGAAGTTGCTCCAGATGAAGACCGCGATGCAGAAACTCGGTCTCGCGGCTGCCGTGGGCTTCGACTGAGTCCTGCAGAAGGCAGAATCACCGGTCACCCGGAGCCTGTCGAAGGGTGCGAGGCGTTCGTGCTTCGACAGGCTCAGCACAAGCGGCAAGAGCGATGCTGCTGTCGCGGCAGGACGATGGTTACAGGAGTTTTCTCGCCCAGGTGCCCGAACGGTACCGGACGTGAAATAAAATCGCTTTTACGATAGATTCGGCCGCCATGCCGATGAAACAGCCGATGAGGCCCATGCCGAGTTTCACGCCAAGGAGCCAGGCGAGTGGGATGCCCGCGAACCAGAAGGTGGAGAGCGTGATGAGGCTGACGCACAGCGCGTCCCCGCCGGCCCGTAGCGTTCCGGAATAGACGACGATCACGGCCTCGAACGGCAGGACCAGGGTGAACCACCGGATCAGCCGCAACGACTCGGCCGCGACCAGCGGCTTGACGGCGAACAGCGCCAGGTAGGGGCCGGCCGCGACGAGGCCGAGGACCCCCATGCACAGCGCCGAAAACAGCGACAGGGCCGTCGAGCGGCCGACCGCCATCCTCGCCCTGCCGGGGTGTCCGGCGCCGAGATGGCGGCCGACGACGATCGAAGCGGCGGTTCCCAGGGCCCCGAGCGGGATATATCCCAGGCCCCGCACGCCGTGATACATGAAGTAGGCGGCCATCGCGTCCGCGCCGACCATCCCGACGATGCGGGTGTACATGAGCGATGCGGCCTGCCAGAAGAGGCCGTCAAGGGCGATGGGGCCCGCCAGGCGCGCGAGCCGGCCGGCCATGCCGATGCCGGCCGAACGGATATCGCGAAGGTCGAACCTGCGACCCTCGAACTCCAGGCGGCCGAACGCCCGCAGGGCGAGCCAGGCGCCGGCGACGTGAGCCGCGGCGGTCGCGATCGCCGCCCCCGTGATGCCGAGCATGGGCAGGCCGGCGTAGCCGTTGATCAGCAGGATGTTCAGCAGGGTGTTCACCACGACCGCCGCGACCGAGGTCACGACCGGGGTTCGCGTGTCGCCGAGCGCCCGCATGATGCCCGTCACGGCGAACATCACGAGAACGAACGGAAAGGTCCAGGCGATGATGCGCAGGAAACTCGCCGCCGGAACCGCGATGGCGGCGCTTCCGTTCGTCAGCCAGAGGCAGGCCGGCCCGGCAACGAGCATCATGGCCGCGCTTCCGGCGACTCCGATCAGGCCCATCAGGGTGAACGCAGAGCCTGTGAGCTCCGTCAGCCCGTCGGGATCTTTCGCGCCTCTGAGCTGAGCCGCGAGAATCGCCGCGGCCGATGCGACGGCGCCGGCGAGCGTCTGCGCGAAGAACAGGACCTGGCCGCCGACCCCGACGGCCGCGATCGCCGCTTCCGACAGCTGGCCGACCATCGCCCGGTCGAGCAGGGCGAGCATCGAGAACGCCATCGCCTGCAGGGCGAGCGGCCAGGCAAGCTGCCACAGCTCCGCGGCCGTGGTTCCTTTCGCGAACCGGCCGATCATGTCGGATGCCGAGCCCGTGCGGGCTTGCGGGGCGGGGCCGGCGGAGTCGTCATGGGCTTTATTTCGAGAGATTCATGAAGATGACGATGAGGATGACCAGCACCTCCACCACCAGGAAAAAGCGAAGGGCGGTCTGGCCGAACTTCACGCCGCAGCCGACCGCGCCCGGCTGTTCAAGGGGGGTGTGGGCTGTGGCGATCGTGACGACGCCGGCGGTGGCCGTCATCGTGTGGACGTGCTCGGACTGGCCGGGGACGAGCCGACAGCCGATGAGCTTCGAGAGCGTTGCCGCGCGCTCGTTCAAGAGCCCCAGTTTTTCCTCGAGAAGAGAGTCGCTGAACGGATAGACCTGACCGGACCGGTCTATCAATATCAGTTGATATTGATACCACTTCGACTCTTCGGTGGTGACGAGCGTGCCGTTGACGATGACGGAATCGACGTCGGCGAACCGCATATATTCCCTGACCGACCTGGTGAAGCCGAACTCGAAGTGGTAGTAAATGGCCTTCCTGCGCGTGTCCGCGAGGTAGTAGTTGTTGGTGAAACGCCTCAGGAACAGGAAAAGGATTCCCGCCCCGATCGCCCAGGGCAGAAATCGCAGAAACTCCGGGTCTGGCGGCGAATCCTCGCCTCCGATGTAGCCGATGAACAGAATGACGATGCAGGCGATCAGGGAAAGGAACGCCATCCCTTTCCAAAGCTGCTCCAGCGGCGTATCCAGATCGATCTTCACCGTCCCGGGAAGATCGCCGGCATCGTGTATGGGAATGTTCGATTGGGTCTGCATCTGGTGATTCCCTCCCGTTGCAGGGCATTCTAGCCCTTTTTGCACCCCACCTCAAATCCCCGGCGGGCGGCACGGAGTTGATCGATTGCCGGCTGAAAGGGCCATTGTCGCGGCTTGGAAGCGAGGGAAACGTTTGTCTTGCAATCATTGTTTCGTTAGTATCAAGGACATGGGAAGATTTGTTGCCCTCCGAATGTCGGGAGGATTGTCCGGAATTTTTTGTGTTCTCCTCGTTTTGGTGACAAACCTCGCAACTCCGCTTTGTGCCGATGCAGGCGGAGCCGAAGCGATGGTACCCGTGCAAGCCGCTTCCCCGGCAGACCCGATCGAATTCGTCTTCGAGGCCGGGGCGGCAACCTCGACCATCATGCCGGTGCCGGCCGACGGGCAGGTGTATCGGGTCGTGCATATCAACGGGCTTCCCTGCCTGACGATGCAGCATCCCGGAACCCCCGACCCGAACTGGCGGTTCGTCCTGTCTCGGGAGCTCTGGCCGGCGGAGTTCGGAGATGCCGTGATGACGATGGAATACATCGCCACCATGACGTCGATCAACTGGGTCCAGTATGATTCGCGGTTTCACGAATTCCATCGGATCGACGACGCGATGCTGGGCATGGGCCAGGAGAACGATTCGGTCCTGGCTCTCAGCTGGGGGAACCGGACGACCGGGCTGTACGGGTATGTGAAGCAGATCTATGTCTTGCCCAAGGTCGGCTTTCATCGCCGTCTGGCCGGATACGCCGATTTTCAGATGCATGCCGAAACCGATGCCCCGCTGGGCTTGCGCCGGATCGTCCTCAGGATAACCCCGCTCACGGCCGCCGACCAACCCGCTTCGACGCCGCGTCTGCTCGATTTGGTCGAGCGCATGTATCAGCGGTTGCTCGGCCGGAGCCCGACGGCGTGGGAATGGCAGACGCTGGAGGACGCATTCCAGCACTCACGTCTCCGGCTCCGCACGCTGTTGCGCAACCTGATCAAAAGTCGGGAATATCGGCGCATGAACGTCTTCCCCCTGGACAATACGCGGGTCATCAGGCGTCTGTTCTGGTGCGCATGTCGGCGGCAGCCCTCGGTCGAGGAGATCGTGATGTTTCTCTCGCACATGCATAGAACATCCTTCGATTTCCCGGCGCTGATTTTCGTCGAAAAATACTATCTCGAGACGATCGAATCCATCCTTGCTGAATCGAGGTCCCGCTGAGTCGTGACTCCTTCGCAACCAGGCAGACCGTCCGCTGCAACCTCCCCGATGCTCCGGTTCCTCGTGTTCTTCCTGGTTTTCGTCGGCGTACCCCTGGCCTGCGCCTGGACGCTGTCCGCGTTTTACTACGATCGCGAGGAAAAGGCGCGGGCCGAAGCGTTTCAGCAGCGCATGGAACCCCTGCTGCCGAGGATCGCGGCGTACGCCGACGTGCCGCTCCAGCTCAGGCGCCATTTCGGCCATTTGCGCGATTTTTTCATCCGCCGCCGTTTTGAGCCGGAAGCCTGGCCTCGCGTCGTGCGGAGATTGTCGCAGCGCTGGGGATTCGCCTGGGACGTCTACCAGTATTCGGCGAACGGCGAATTGGTCAC
Coding sequences:
- a CDS encoding iron chelate uptake ABC transporter family permease subunit, with translation MVDQPGFFELIGFFHDALVVSLLTGAILGPVGLFLHLRGSLFLGAALPQFAGFGFVVASVLAIPEWIASSVTIVFFAVAAAFKPLRKFDGMTLEAMIGLGYTAAMGGIVLLLSLTKAEGHAAELLLKGSMLAATCRDTQILSWFGVPLVLLLYLFRRRFYLVSLDPETAGTMGIRVEIYEIVLFAALGMAIMLTLTEAGAMACFGFLLLPPLIALTLCRRVGTLFLASMTIGAVGAISGVCLALKTDLPVGPAMVLALLCLWLAALVFRGVRKPS
- a CDS encoding MATE family efflux transporter produces the protein MIGRFAKGTTAAELWQLAWPLALQAMAFSMLALLDRAMVGQLSEAAIAAVGVGGQVLFFAQTLAGAVASAAAILAAQLRGAKDPDGLTELTGSAFTLMGLIGVAGSAAMMLVAGPACLWLTNGSAAIAVPAASFLRIIAWTFPFVLVMFAVTGIMRALGDTRTPVVTSVAAVVVNTLLNILLINGYAGLPMLGITGAAIATAAAHVAGAWLALRAFGRLEFEGRRFDLRDIRSAGIGMAGRLARLAGPIALDGLFWQAASLMYTRIVGMVGADAMAAYFMYHGVRGLGYIPLGALGTAASIVVGRHLGAGHPGRARMAVGRSTALSLFSALCMGVLGLVAAGPYLALFAVKPLVAAESLRLIRWFTLVLPFEAVIVVYSGTLRAGGDALCVSLITLSTFWFAGIPLAWLLGVKLGMGLIGCFIGMAAESIVKAILFHVRYRSGTWARKLL